A genomic stretch from Caballeronia sp. LZ062 includes:
- the pcaH gene encoding protocatechuate 3,4-dioxygenase subunit beta yields MTSPILTPRDWESHPPYLSPGYRSSVSRSPSLPLIPLKENLRNRRVPVYGADDLGIYDNDLTRNAAKNGAPLGERIIVTGRVLDEGGRPVRNTLVEVWQANAAGRYVHKADQHDAPLDPNFLGAGRCLTDDQGRYRFMTIKPGAYPWGNHPNAWRPNHIHFSLFGEYFGSRLVTQMYFPGDPLLELDPIFQGIPEHARHRLVSRFSIDTTQENYALGYEFDIVLRGPDETPTE; encoded by the coding sequence ATGACGTCCCCCATTCTCACGCCGCGCGACTGGGAATCGCACCCGCCGTACCTGTCGCCGGGCTACCGGTCGTCGGTGTCGCGCAGTCCTTCGCTGCCGCTCATTCCGCTCAAAGAAAACCTGCGCAACCGCCGCGTGCCCGTATACGGCGCGGACGACCTCGGCATTTACGACAACGACCTCACGCGCAATGCAGCGAAGAACGGCGCGCCGCTCGGCGAGCGCATCATCGTGACAGGCCGCGTGCTGGATGAAGGCGGGCGTCCCGTGCGCAACACGCTCGTCGAAGTGTGGCAGGCGAACGCCGCCGGACGCTACGTGCACAAGGCCGACCAGCACGACGCGCCGCTCGACCCGAACTTCCTCGGCGCGGGCCGCTGCCTGACCGACGATCAGGGCCGCTACCGCTTCATGACCATCAAGCCGGGCGCGTATCCGTGGGGCAACCATCCGAACGCATGGCGGCCGAATCACATCCACTTCTCGCTCTTCGGCGAATACTTCGGCTCTCGCCTCGTCACGCAGATGTACTTCCCGGGCGACCCGCTGCTCGAACTCGATCCGATCTTCCAGGGCATTCCGGAACACGCGCGCCATCGCCTGGTTTCGCGCTTTTCCATCGACACGACGCAGGAAAACTACGCGCTCGGCTACGAATTCGACATCGTGCTGCGCGGCCCGGACGAGACCCCGACGGAGTGA